The Meriones unguiculatus strain TT.TT164.6M chromosome 1, Bangor_MerUng_6.1, whole genome shotgun sequence genome has a segment encoding these proteins:
- the Vps37c gene encoding vacuolar protein sorting-associated protein 37C isoform X1 yields the protein MEGLKDKTLQELEEMQNDPEAIARMALESPEVQDLQLEREMALATNRSLAEQNLEFQGPLEISRSNLSDKYQELRKLVERCQEQKAKLEKFSSALQPATLLDLLQIEGMKIEEESEAMAEKFLEGEVPLETFLESFSSMRTLLHLRRVRVEKLQDVVRRPRALAELAGDAPPKRPPPPRPAPQATPPATEEQPPQPSVVTPYPLPYSPSPGLSVGPTAQGALQPAPFPVVAQPSSYGGPLGPSYPSPQPGPRTTMGYSWSPQRSVPPQPGYPVASTSTPGPGYPLMGGRTPGPGYPQQSPYLSSGSKPPYPTQPQLPGFPGQPQPPVPPQPPYPTGPTPPYGFHPPGPAWPRY from the exons atggaggggctGAAAGACAAGACCctgcaggagctggaggagaTGCAGAATGATCCAGAAGCCATTGCTCGGATGGCCTTGGAGTCTCCAGAG GTTCAGGACCTGCAGTTAGAACGAGAGATGGCATTGGCCACCAACCGGAGCCTGGCAGAGCAGAACCTGGAGTTCCAAGGTCCCCTGGAAATCAGCCGCTCTAACCTTTCAGACAAATACCAGGAGCTGCGGAAGCTTGTGGAGCGGTGCCAGGAGCAGAAAGCCAAGCTGG AGAAATTTTCCTCAGCACTGCAGCCCGCCACCTTGTTGGACCTTCTGCAGATTGAAGGGATGAAGATTGAGGAGGAGTCTGAG GCCATGGCTGAGAAGTTCCTGGAGGGTGAGGTGCCCTTGGAAACGTTCTTAGAGTCCTTTTCCTCCATGAGGACACTGCTGCACCTGCGCCGAGTTCGTGTAGAGAAGCTTCAGGATGTGGTGAGGCGGCCCCGCGCTTTGGCAGAGCTGGCCGGAGATGCCCCTCCAAAGCGCCCGCCGCCCCCTCGCCCAGCACCCCAGGCGACACCCCCTGCGACTGAAGAACAGCCTCCGCAGCCCTCTGTCGTGACTCCCTACCCTTTGCCCTACAGCCCATCCCCAGGCTTGTCTGTGGGCCCTACagcccagggagccctgcagcCAGCCCCCTTCCCTGTAGTGGCTCAGCCTTCCTCCTATGGTGGGCCTCTGGGTCCTTCCTACCCATCACCTCAGCCAGGACCAAGGACCACTATGGGCTACTCTTGGTCTCCACAGAGGAGTGTGCCACCCCAGCCTGGCTATCCTGTTGCTTCAACTAGCACCCCTGGTCCAGGATATCCCTTAATGGGGGGCCGAACTCCTGGTCCTGGTTACCCCCAGCAGTCCCCCTACCTCTCATCAGGAAGCAAACCTCCCTACCCAACACAACCTCAGCTGCCAGGCTTCCCAGGACAGCCCCAGCCTCCAGTGCCCCCTCAACCTCCATACCCTACCGGGCCAACCCCTCCTTATGGCTTTCACCCTCCAGGGCCTGCCTGGCCTAGATATTAG
- the Vps37c gene encoding vacuolar protein sorting-associated protein 37C isoform X3, whose translation MAQHGCHASDPGKSHGQVQDLQLEREMALATNRSLAEQNLEFQGPLEISRSNLSDKYQELRKLVERCQEQKAKLEKFSSALQPATLLDLLQIEGMKIEEESEAMAEKFLEGEVPLETFLESFSSMRTLLHLRRVRVEKLQDVVRRPRALAELAGDAPPKRPPPPRPAPQATPPATEEQPPQPSVVTPYPLPYSPSPGLSVGPTAQGALQPAPFPVVAQPSSYGGPLGPSYPSPQPGPRTTMGYSWSPQRSVPPQPGYPVASTSTPGPGYPLMGGRTPGPGYPQQSPYLSSGSKPPYPTQPQLPGFPGQPQPPVPPQPPYPTGPTPPYGFHPPGPAWPRY comes from the exons ATGGCACAGCATGGATGCCATGCTTCAGACCCCGGGAAAAGCCATGGACAA GTTCAGGACCTGCAGTTAGAACGAGAGATGGCATTGGCCACCAACCGGAGCCTGGCAGAGCAGAACCTGGAGTTCCAAGGTCCCCTGGAAATCAGCCGCTCTAACCTTTCAGACAAATACCAGGAGCTGCGGAAGCTTGTGGAGCGGTGCCAGGAGCAGAAAGCCAAGCTGG AGAAATTTTCCTCAGCACTGCAGCCCGCCACCTTGTTGGACCTTCTGCAGATTGAAGGGATGAAGATTGAGGAGGAGTCTGAG GCCATGGCTGAGAAGTTCCTGGAGGGTGAGGTGCCCTTGGAAACGTTCTTAGAGTCCTTTTCCTCCATGAGGACACTGCTGCACCTGCGCCGAGTTCGTGTAGAGAAGCTTCAGGATGTGGTGAGGCGGCCCCGCGCTTTGGCAGAGCTGGCCGGAGATGCCCCTCCAAAGCGCCCGCCGCCCCCTCGCCCAGCACCCCAGGCGACACCCCCTGCGACTGAAGAACAGCCTCCGCAGCCCTCTGTCGTGACTCCCTACCCTTTGCCCTACAGCCCATCCCCAGGCTTGTCTGTGGGCCCTACagcccagggagccctgcagcCAGCCCCCTTCCCTGTAGTGGCTCAGCCTTCCTCCTATGGTGGGCCTCTGGGTCCTTCCTACCCATCACCTCAGCCAGGACCAAGGACCACTATGGGCTACTCTTGGTCTCCACAGAGGAGTGTGCCACCCCAGCCTGGCTATCCTGTTGCTTCAACTAGCACCCCTGGTCCAGGATATCCCTTAATGGGGGGCCGAACTCCTGGTCCTGGTTACCCCCAGCAGTCCCCCTACCTCTCATCAGGAAGCAAACCTCCCTACCCAACACAACCTCAGCTGCCAGGCTTCCCAGGACAGCCCCAGCCTCCAGTGCCCCCTCAACCTCCATACCCTACCGGGCCAACCCCTCCTTATGGCTTTCACCCTCCAGGGCCTGCCTGGCCTAGATATTAG
- the Vps37c gene encoding vacuolar protein sorting-associated protein 37C isoform X2, with the protein MAQHGCHASDPGKSHGQVRMPRVQDLQLEREMALATNRSLAEQNLEFQGPLEISRSNLSDKYQELRKLVERCQEQKAKLEKFSSALQPATLLDLLQIEGMKIEEESEAMAEKFLEGEVPLETFLESFSSMRTLLHLRRVRVEKLQDVVRRPRALAELAGDAPPKRPPPPRPAPQATPPATEEQPPQPSVVTPYPLPYSPSPGLSVGPTAQGALQPAPFPVVAQPSSYGGPLGPSYPSPQPGPRTTMGYSWSPQRSVPPQPGYPVASTSTPGPGYPLMGGRTPGPGYPQQSPYLSSGSKPPYPTQPQLPGFPGQPQPPVPPQPPYPTGPTPPYGFHPPGPAWPRY; encoded by the exons ATGGCACAGCATGGATGCCATGCTTCAGACCCCGGGAAAAGCCATGGACAAGTAAGGATGCCCAGG GTTCAGGACCTGCAGTTAGAACGAGAGATGGCATTGGCCACCAACCGGAGCCTGGCAGAGCAGAACCTGGAGTTCCAAGGTCCCCTGGAAATCAGCCGCTCTAACCTTTCAGACAAATACCAGGAGCTGCGGAAGCTTGTGGAGCGGTGCCAGGAGCAGAAAGCCAAGCTGG AGAAATTTTCCTCAGCACTGCAGCCCGCCACCTTGTTGGACCTTCTGCAGATTGAAGGGATGAAGATTGAGGAGGAGTCTGAG GCCATGGCTGAGAAGTTCCTGGAGGGTGAGGTGCCCTTGGAAACGTTCTTAGAGTCCTTTTCCTCCATGAGGACACTGCTGCACCTGCGCCGAGTTCGTGTAGAGAAGCTTCAGGATGTGGTGAGGCGGCCCCGCGCTTTGGCAGAGCTGGCCGGAGATGCCCCTCCAAAGCGCCCGCCGCCCCCTCGCCCAGCACCCCAGGCGACACCCCCTGCGACTGAAGAACAGCCTCCGCAGCCCTCTGTCGTGACTCCCTACCCTTTGCCCTACAGCCCATCCCCAGGCTTGTCTGTGGGCCCTACagcccagggagccctgcagcCAGCCCCCTTCCCTGTAGTGGCTCAGCCTTCCTCCTATGGTGGGCCTCTGGGTCCTTCCTACCCATCACCTCAGCCAGGACCAAGGACCACTATGGGCTACTCTTGGTCTCCACAGAGGAGTGTGCCACCCCAGCCTGGCTATCCTGTTGCTTCAACTAGCACCCCTGGTCCAGGATATCCCTTAATGGGGGGCCGAACTCCTGGTCCTGGTTACCCCCAGCAGTCCCCCTACCTCTCATCAGGAAGCAAACCTCCCTACCCAACACAACCTCAGCTGCCAGGCTTCCCAGGACAGCCCCAGCCTCCAGTGCCCCCTCAACCTCCATACCCTACCGGGCCAACCCCTCCTTATGGCTTTCACCCTCCAGGGCCTGCCTGGCCTAGATATTAG
- the Vps37c gene encoding vacuolar protein sorting-associated protein 37C isoform X4: MALATNRSLAEQNLEFQGPLEISRSNLSDKYQELRKLVERCQEQKAKLEKFSSALQPATLLDLLQIEGMKIEEESEAMAEKFLEGEVPLETFLESFSSMRTLLHLRRVRVEKLQDVVRRPRALAELAGDAPPKRPPPPRPAPQATPPATEEQPPQPSVVTPYPLPYSPSPGLSVGPTAQGALQPAPFPVVAQPSSYGGPLGPSYPSPQPGPRTTMGYSWSPQRSVPPQPGYPVASTSTPGPGYPLMGGRTPGPGYPQQSPYLSSGSKPPYPTQPQLPGFPGQPQPPVPPQPPYPTGPTPPYGFHPPGPAWPRY, translated from the exons ATGGCATTGGCCACCAACCGGAGCCTGGCAGAGCAGAACCTGGAGTTCCAAGGTCCCCTGGAAATCAGCCGCTCTAACCTTTCAGACAAATACCAGGAGCTGCGGAAGCTTGTGGAGCGGTGCCAGGAGCAGAAAGCCAAGCTGG AGAAATTTTCCTCAGCACTGCAGCCCGCCACCTTGTTGGACCTTCTGCAGATTGAAGGGATGAAGATTGAGGAGGAGTCTGAG GCCATGGCTGAGAAGTTCCTGGAGGGTGAGGTGCCCTTGGAAACGTTCTTAGAGTCCTTTTCCTCCATGAGGACACTGCTGCACCTGCGCCGAGTTCGTGTAGAGAAGCTTCAGGATGTGGTGAGGCGGCCCCGCGCTTTGGCAGAGCTGGCCGGAGATGCCCCTCCAAAGCGCCCGCCGCCCCCTCGCCCAGCACCCCAGGCGACACCCCCTGCGACTGAAGAACAGCCTCCGCAGCCCTCTGTCGTGACTCCCTACCCTTTGCCCTACAGCCCATCCCCAGGCTTGTCTGTGGGCCCTACagcccagggagccctgcagcCAGCCCCCTTCCCTGTAGTGGCTCAGCCTTCCTCCTATGGTGGGCCTCTGGGTCCTTCCTACCCATCACCTCAGCCAGGACCAAGGACCACTATGGGCTACTCTTGGTCTCCACAGAGGAGTGTGCCACCCCAGCCTGGCTATCCTGTTGCTTCAACTAGCACCCCTGGTCCAGGATATCCCTTAATGGGGGGCCGAACTCCTGGTCCTGGTTACCCCCAGCAGTCCCCCTACCTCTCATCAGGAAGCAAACCTCCCTACCCAACACAACCTCAGCTGCCAGGCTTCCCAGGACAGCCCCAGCCTCCAGTGCCCCCTCAACCTCCATACCCTACCGGGCCAACCCCTCCTTATGGCTTTCACCCTCCAGGGCCTGCCTGGCCTAGATATTAG
- the Vps37c gene encoding vacuolar protein sorting-associated protein 37C isoform X5 translates to MKIEEESEAMAEKFLEGEVPLETFLESFSSMRTLLHLRRVRVEKLQDVVRRPRALAELAGDAPPKRPPPPRPAPQATPPATEEQPPQPSVVTPYPLPYSPSPGLSVGPTAQGALQPAPFPVVAQPSSYGGPLGPSYPSPQPGPRTTMGYSWSPQRSVPPQPGYPVASTSTPGPGYPLMGGRTPGPGYPQQSPYLSSGSKPPYPTQPQLPGFPGQPQPPVPPQPPYPTGPTPPYGFHPPGPAWPRY, encoded by the exons ATGAAGATTGAGGAGGAGTCTGAG GCCATGGCTGAGAAGTTCCTGGAGGGTGAGGTGCCCTTGGAAACGTTCTTAGAGTCCTTTTCCTCCATGAGGACACTGCTGCACCTGCGCCGAGTTCGTGTAGAGAAGCTTCAGGATGTGGTGAGGCGGCCCCGCGCTTTGGCAGAGCTGGCCGGAGATGCCCCTCCAAAGCGCCCGCCGCCCCCTCGCCCAGCACCCCAGGCGACACCCCCTGCGACTGAAGAACAGCCTCCGCAGCCCTCTGTCGTGACTCCCTACCCTTTGCCCTACAGCCCATCCCCAGGCTTGTCTGTGGGCCCTACagcccagggagccctgcagcCAGCCCCCTTCCCTGTAGTGGCTCAGCCTTCCTCCTATGGTGGGCCTCTGGGTCCTTCCTACCCATCACCTCAGCCAGGACCAAGGACCACTATGGGCTACTCTTGGTCTCCACAGAGGAGTGTGCCACCCCAGCCTGGCTATCCTGTTGCTTCAACTAGCACCCCTGGTCCAGGATATCCCTTAATGGGGGGCCGAACTCCTGGTCCTGGTTACCCCCAGCAGTCCCCCTACCTCTCATCAGGAAGCAAACCTCCCTACCCAACACAACCTCAGCTGCCAGGCTTCCCAGGACAGCCCCAGCCTCCAGTGCCCCCTCAACCTCCATACCCTACCGGGCCAACCCCTCCTTATGGCTTTCACCCTCCAGGGCCTGCCTGGCCTAGATATTAG